A section of the Streptomyces sp. NBC_00178 genome encodes:
- a CDS encoding aldo/keto reductase, with the protein MYLPSADRYSAMPYRRTGRSGLLLPALSLGLWHNFGGDRTPESQGAILRRAFDLGITHFDLANNYGPPPGSAEIAMGRALKSDFAGLRDEIVVSTKAGYHMWEGPYGEWGSRKNLRASLDQSLTRLGLDYVDIYYSHRFDPDTPLEETMGALDTAVRQGKALYAGVSNYSAEQTREAARILGELGTPLLIHQPRYSMLDRWVEDGLLDALDELGAGSIAYSPLEQGILSDRYLRGIPEGSRAAGTSPFLSAEAVTPDLVARLGELNEVARERGQSLAQMALAWVLRGGRVTSAVVGASSVAQLENSVEALGNLEFGDDELARIEELVKSTTRP; encoded by the coding sequence ATGTACCTTCCGTCCGCCGACCGCTATTCCGCCATGCCCTACCGGCGCACCGGACGCAGCGGCCTGCTGCTGCCCGCGCTGTCGCTCGGCCTCTGGCACAACTTCGGAGGCGACCGCACGCCCGAGAGCCAGGGCGCGATCCTGCGCAGGGCCTTCGACCTGGGCATCACCCACTTCGACCTGGCGAACAACTACGGCCCCCCGCCCGGCTCGGCCGAGATCGCCATGGGCCGCGCCCTGAAGTCGGACTTCGCGGGCCTCCGGGACGAGATCGTCGTCTCGACCAAGGCGGGCTACCACATGTGGGAGGGCCCGTACGGGGAGTGGGGTTCGCGCAAGAACCTGCGCGCCTCCCTCGACCAGAGCCTCACCCGGCTGGGCCTCGACTACGTCGACATCTACTACTCGCACCGCTTCGACCCGGACACGCCGCTCGAGGAGACCATGGGTGCCCTCGACACCGCGGTCCGCCAGGGCAAGGCGCTGTACGCCGGCGTCTCCAACTACTCGGCCGAGCAGACCCGTGAGGCCGCCCGCATCCTCGGCGAGCTGGGCACCCCGCTCCTGATCCACCAGCCCCGCTACTCCATGCTGGACCGCTGGGTCGAGGACGGACTGCTGGACGCCCTGGACGAGCTGGGCGCCGGTTCCATCGCCTACTCGCCGCTGGAGCAGGGCATCCTGTCCGACCGCTACCTGCGCGGCATCCCCGAGGGTTCGCGCGCGGCGGGTACCAGCCCGTTCCTCTCGGCCGAGGCCGTCACCCCGGACCTGGTCGCCCGGCTCGGTGAGCTGAACGAGGTGGCGCGCGAGCGCGGCCAGTCCCTGGCCCAGATGGCGCTGGCCTGGGTGCTGCGCGGCGGCCGGGTGACCTCCGCGGTCGTCGGCGCCAGCAGCGTCGCCCAGCTGGAGAACAGCGTCGAGGCCCTGGGCAACCTGGAGTTCGGCGACGACGAGCTGGCCCGTATCGAGGAGCTCGTCAAGAGCACCACGCGTCCCTGA
- a CDS encoding M55 family metallopeptidase, with product MKILVSADMEGATGVTWPADVLPGTPQWERCRSMFTSDVNAAALGFFDGGADEVLVNEAHWSMRNLLLEQLDERVQMITGRHKTLSMVEGIQHGDVDALAFVGYHTGAGTEGVLAHTYLANSVTGVWLNGVRASEGLLNAHVAAEYGVPVILVTGDDLTCVDAGIYAPDARKVAVKDYVSRYAAVCRTPVRTAADIRAAAADATPLAVRHAPVTGGSFTVELEFDAEHLAGAATVVPGVAPSGERRVAYTSGTMYEGIRTFKAVTTIVSAAVEEQYG from the coding sequence GTGAAGATCCTCGTCAGCGCCGACATGGAGGGCGCCACCGGAGTGACCTGGCCGGCCGACGTGCTGCCCGGGACACCGCAGTGGGAGCGCTGCCGCTCGATGTTCACCTCCGACGTGAACGCGGCGGCGCTCGGCTTCTTCGACGGCGGCGCGGACGAGGTGCTCGTCAACGAAGCCCACTGGTCCATGCGCAACCTGCTCCTGGAGCAGCTCGACGAGCGCGTCCAGATGATCACCGGCAGACACAAGACCCTGTCGATGGTCGAGGGCATCCAGCACGGCGACGTCGACGCGCTCGCCTTCGTCGGCTACCACACCGGCGCGGGCACGGAGGGCGTGCTGGCCCACACCTACCTGGCCAACTCCGTCACCGGGGTCTGGCTGAACGGCGTCCGCGCGAGTGAGGGCCTGCTCAACGCCCATGTGGCCGCCGAATACGGTGTCCCGGTCATCCTCGTCACCGGCGACGACCTGACCTGCGTGGACGCCGGAATCTACGCCCCGGATGCCCGCAAGGTCGCGGTGAAGGACTACGTCTCGCGCTACGCGGCGGTGTGCCGCACACCCGTCCGGACCGCCGCGGACATCCGGGCGGCGGCGGCCGACGCGACCCCGCTCGCGGTGCGCCACGCACCCGTGACGGGCGGCTCCTTCACGGTGGAGCTGGAGTTCGACGCCGAGCACCTGGCGGGGGCCGCCACCGTGGTCCCCGGCGTGGCGCCGAGCGGAGAGCGGCGCGTCGCCTATACCAGCGGGACGATGTACGAAGGAATTCGCACGTTCAAGGCGGTGACGACGATCGTGTCGGCCGCCGTGGAGGAACAGTATGGCTGA
- a CDS encoding M20/M25/M40 family metallo-hydrolase — translation MAETGNPDGPVDERALDESVRFTSELIRIDTTNRGDGTCRERPAAEYVAERLADAGLEPTLLERTPGRTNVVARIEGTDPSADALLVHGHLDVVPAEAADWSVHPFSGEVRDGVVWGRGAVDMKNMDAMVLSVVRAWARAGVRPRRDIVVAYTADEEASANDGAGFLADRHAGLFEGCTEGISESGAFTFHAGPGLALYPVAAGERGTGWLKLTAEGKAGHGSKVNRANAVSALAAAVARIGAHEWPVRLTPTVRAALVEIAALHHIRVDPDEPGFDVDELLGKLGPAAALIEPTIRNSSNPTMLDAGYKVNVIPGHATAHIDGRMVPGGEDEFRETLDRLTGPGVRWEFDHKEVALEAPVDSPTYAGMRAALELFDPDAHVVPFCMSGGTDAKQFSRLGITGYGFSPLKLPVGFDYQALFHGVDERVPVDALHFGVRVLDHFLRNA, via the coding sequence ATGGCTGAGACGGGCAACCCGGACGGACCGGTCGACGAGCGGGCGCTCGACGAGTCGGTGAGGTTCACCTCCGAGCTGATCCGGATCGACACCACCAACCGCGGGGACGGCACCTGCCGGGAACGCCCGGCGGCCGAGTACGTCGCCGAACGGCTGGCCGACGCGGGCCTGGAACCCACCCTCCTGGAGCGCACCCCGGGCCGGACCAACGTGGTCGCCCGGATCGAGGGCACCGACCCGTCCGCCGACGCGCTGCTCGTGCACGGACACCTCGACGTGGTGCCCGCCGAGGCCGCCGACTGGTCGGTCCACCCCTTCTCCGGTGAGGTGCGCGACGGTGTCGTGTGGGGACGCGGCGCCGTCGACATGAAGAACATGGACGCGATGGTCCTCTCCGTCGTCCGCGCCTGGGCGCGCGCCGGAGTCCGCCCGCGCCGCGACATCGTCGTCGCCTACACGGCCGACGAGGAGGCCAGCGCGAACGACGGAGCCGGATTCCTCGCGGACCGGCACGCCGGACTCTTCGAGGGCTGCACCGAGGGCATCAGCGAGTCCGGTGCCTTCACCTTCCACGCGGGGCCGGGCCTGGCGCTCTACCCCGTCGCGGCGGGCGAGCGCGGGACGGGCTGGCTCAAGCTGACCGCCGAGGGCAAGGCCGGCCACGGTTCCAAGGTCAACAGGGCCAACGCCGTCAGCGCCCTCGCGGCCGCCGTCGCCCGCATCGGCGCGCACGAGTGGCCGGTGCGGCTGACACCGACCGTACGCGCGGCGCTCGTCGAGATCGCCGCGCTGCACCACATCCGCGTCGATCCAGACGAGCCCGGATTCGACGTGGACGAACTCCTCGGCAAGCTCGGTCCGGCCGCCGCCCTGATCGAGCCGACCATACGCAACAGCAGTAACCCGACGATGCTCGACGCCGGTTACAAGGTCAACGTGATCCCCGGACACGCCACCGCTCACATCGACGGGCGCATGGTGCCGGGTGGCGAGGACGAGTTCCGCGAGACCCTCGACCGGCTGACCGGGCCCGGTGTCCGGTGGGAGTTCGACCACAAGGAGGTCGCGCTCGAAGCACCGGTGGACTCACCGACGTACGCCGGGATGCGGGCCGCGCTGGAGCTGTTCGACCCGGACGCCCACGTCGTCCCGTTCTGCATGTCGGGCGGCACGGACGCCAAGCAGTTCTCCCGGCTCGGGATCACCGGCTACGGCTTCTCACCGCTCAAGCTGCCCGTCGGCTTCGACTACCAGGCGCTGTTCCACGGGGTCGACGAGCGGGTCCCCGTCGACGCCCTGCACTTCGGCGTCCGGGTCCTGGACCACTTCCTGCGCAACGCCTGA
- a CDS encoding S9 family peptidase: protein MVTTAAYGTWPSPVDAALAASHDGKPEFVGTVGGEIWWTEPRPAEGGRRALVRRRADGGTESVLPEPWNPRSRVIEYGGTPWAGAARDEGGPLVVFVHHADQRLYAYEPDGQGGPRPLTPVSGTGEGLRWVDPEVHLDRGEVWCVLEEFTGDAPTDVRRVIAAVPLDGSASDDRAAVRELSDDRHRFVTGPRLSHDGRRVAWIAWDHPAMPWDGTVVMVAEVTPEGAFNGVRPLVGATDESVVQVEWDRDGSLVFVSDLGGWWELQRIRPDAVAGGVVPTTRLCAVRDEEFGGPLWRIGLRWFRLLDNGLVAVIHGRGTTSLGVLDPETGELVDAVGPWTAWAETLAVQDTRVIGIAASPHTSYEVVELDTATGHARTIGSPHQDAVDPAYCPEPVIRTFTGPGGREIHAHVYPPRHPDRTGPEGEPPPYVIWAHGGPTGRSPLVLDLEIAYFTSRGFGVAEVNYGGSTGYGRAYRERLREQWGVVDVEDCAAVALGLADEGSADRDRLAIRGGSAGGWTAAASLTGTDVYACGAISYPILDLAGWATGETHDFESQYLESLVGPYAEVPERYRERSPVHRVDGLTAPFVLLQGLDDPICPPAQCDRFLAAIEGRGVPHAYLAFEGESHGFRRADTVKRALEAELSLYAQTFGIDLPDVPRLELKP, encoded by the coding sequence ATGGTGACCACAGCGGCGTACGGCACGTGGCCGTCACCGGTCGACGCGGCACTCGCCGCCTCGCACGACGGCAAGCCCGAGTTCGTCGGCACCGTCGGCGGCGAGATCTGGTGGACGGAGCCGCGCCCGGCCGAGGGCGGCCGCCGCGCGCTCGTGCGCCGCAGGGCCGACGGCGGCACCGAGTCCGTCCTCCCCGAACCGTGGAACCCGCGCAGCCGCGTGATCGAGTACGGCGGCACCCCGTGGGCCGGGGCGGCACGGGACGAGGGCGGGCCCCTGGTCGTCTTCGTCCACCACGCCGACCAGCGGCTGTACGCCTACGAGCCGGACGGGCAGGGCGGGCCGCGCCCGCTCACCCCGGTGTCCGGCACCGGTGAGGGGCTGCGCTGGGTGGATCCGGAGGTGCACCTCGACCGCGGTGAGGTGTGGTGCGTGCTGGAGGAGTTCACCGGGGACGCGCCCACCGACGTGCGCCGGGTGATCGCCGCGGTACCGCTCGACGGATCCGCGTCGGACGACCGCGCCGCCGTACGCGAACTCAGCGACGACCGGCACCGGTTCGTCACCGGTCCCCGGCTCTCGCACGACGGCCGGCGCGTCGCCTGGATCGCCTGGGACCACCCGGCGATGCCGTGGGACGGCACCGTCGTGATGGTCGCCGAGGTCACACCGGAGGGTGCCTTCAACGGGGTTCGCCCCCTGGTCGGGGCCACGGACGAGTCGGTCGTCCAGGTGGAGTGGGACCGGGACGGCTCGCTGGTCTTCGTCTCGGACCTCGGCGGCTGGTGGGAACTCCAGCGCATCAGGCCGGACGCCGTGGCCGGCGGGGTCGTGCCCACCACCCGGCTCTGCGCCGTGCGCGACGAGGAGTTCGGCGGGCCGCTGTGGAGGATCGGCCTGCGCTGGTTCCGGCTGCTGGACAACGGCCTGGTCGCCGTCATCCACGGCCGGGGCACCACCTCGCTCGGCGTGCTCGATCCGGAGACCGGCGAACTCGTCGACGCCGTGGGCCCCTGGACCGCCTGGGCCGAGACCCTCGCCGTGCAGGACACCCGGGTCATCGGGATCGCGGCGAGCCCTCACACGTCGTACGAGGTGGTGGAGCTGGACACCGCCACCGGCCACGCCCGGACCATCGGTTCGCCCCATCAGGACGCGGTGGATCCCGCCTACTGCCCCGAGCCCGTCATCCGGACCTTCACGGGGCCGGGCGGGCGCGAGATCCACGCACACGTGTACCCGCCGCGCCACCCCGACCGCACCGGGCCGGAGGGTGAGCCGCCGCCGTACGTCATCTGGGCCCACGGCGGACCCACCGGCCGCTCCCCGCTGGTGCTCGACCTGGAGATCGCCTACTTCACCTCCCGGGGCTTCGGCGTCGCCGAGGTCAACTACGGCGGATCGACCGGGTACGGCCGCGCCTACCGCGAACGGCTCCGCGAGCAGTGGGGGGTGGTGGACGTCGAGGACTGCGCCGCCGTCGCGCTGGGCCTGGCGGACGAGGGCTCGGCGGACCGTGACCGCCTGGCCATCCGGGGCGGCAGTGCCGGAGGCTGGACGGCCGCCGCGTCGCTCACCGGCACGGACGTCTACGCCTGCGGGGCGATCAGCTACCCGATCCTCGACCTGGCGGGGTGGGCGACCGGCGAGACGCACGACTTCGAGTCCCAGTACCTGGAATCGCTCGTGGGCCCGTACGCGGAGGTGCCGGAGCGCTACCGCGAGCGTTCCCCCGTCCACCGCGTCGACGGTCTCACCGCCCCGTTCGTACTCCTCCAGGGGCTCGACGACCCGATCTGCCCGCCCGCCCAGTGCGACCGCTTCCTCGCGGCGATCGAGGGGCGCGGGGTGCCGCACGCCTACCTCGCCTTCGAGGGGGAGAGCCACGGTTTCCGGCGCGCGGACACCGTGAAGCGCGCACTGGAGGCGGAACTCTCCCTCTACGCGCAGACGTTCGGCATCGACCTCCCCGACGTGCCGCGACTGGAGCTGAAGCCGTGA
- a CDS encoding S66 peptidase family protein has protein sequence MTLEPLVRPARLRPGARVAVVAPSGPVPADRLERGLDLLRGWDLDPVVAPHVRDTHPELGHLAGTDENRARDLQDAWCDPSIDAVLCARGGYGAHRMVDLLDWPAIRAAGPKVFVGYSDITVLHEAFALRAGFSTLHGPMVATEVFLKDEATRDSLRSTLFEPDSVRTLGLDGAAALVPGRARGVTYGGCVSLLAADAGTPGARVSARGGLLMIEDITEEAYRLDGILTRLLRIGALDGISGVACGSWQDCGPYEQVRAVLADRLGGLGVPVVEELGFGHGPTALTVPLGLPAVLDGPADGGRCTLTVQVPALV, from the coding sequence GTGACCCTGGAACCGCTCGTCCGCCCGGCGCGGCTGAGGCCCGGAGCCCGGGTCGCCGTGGTCGCCCCCAGCGGGCCCGTGCCCGCCGACCGGCTGGAGCGCGGCCTCGACCTGCTACGGGGCTGGGACCTCGATCCGGTGGTCGCGCCCCACGTGCGCGACACGCACCCGGAGCTGGGCCACCTCGCGGGCACGGACGAGAACCGCGCCCGGGACCTCCAGGACGCGTGGTGCGACCCGTCGATCGACGCAGTGCTGTGCGCGCGAGGCGGATACGGGGCCCACCGCATGGTCGACCTGCTGGACTGGCCGGCGATCCGGGCCGCCGGGCCCAAGGTCTTCGTCGGCTACAGCGACATCACCGTCCTGCACGAGGCGTTCGCGCTGCGGGCCGGGTTCTCGACCCTCCACGGTCCGATGGTCGCCACCGAGGTGTTCCTCAAGGACGAGGCCACGCGGGACAGCCTGCGGTCCACCCTGTTCGAGCCCGACTCGGTGCGCACCCTGGGGCTGGACGGGGCGGCCGCGCTGGTCCCCGGACGCGCCCGGGGTGTCACCTACGGCGGCTGCGTGAGCCTGCTCGCCGCCGACGCCGGCACCCCTGGAGCCCGGGTGTCCGCGCGTGGCGGCCTGCTCATGATCGAGGACATCACCGAGGAGGCGTACCGCCTCGACGGCATCCTGACGCGGTTGCTGCGCATCGGCGCGCTGGACGGGATATCGGGGGTGGCGTGCGGGTCGTGGCAGGACTGCGGGCCCTACGAGCAGGTGCGGGCGGTACTCGCCGACCGGCTCGGCGGGCTCGGTGTCCCGGTCGTCGAGGAGCTGGGCTTCGGCCACGGCCCCACGGCGCTGACCGTCCCGCTCGGCCTGCCCGCCGTGCTCGACGGGCCTGCGGACGGCGGCCGCTGCACCCTGACGGTCCAGGTGCCCGCGCTGGTCTGA
- a CDS encoding CocE/NonD family hydrolase — protein MEVHVSRAVSRFRRPLTLLAGAALLAPLALTGAPGASAADRYTVTPLEFTVRAGDRTCTVDADLYRPAGVDAQHPAPAVLATNGFGGSKSDGSTDTIGRAFAERGYVGLVYSGLGFGRSGCLITLDDPAIDGRAASGLVDFLAGTRAADDGTKADYVTTDAPGDPVVGMIGGSYGGAVQLATASADDRVDALVPLITWNDLAYSLAPNAAGATRGVSSDTPGVFKWQWTNGFYLMGEGQPLLVPGLDPSRFGSPACLHFAAQACETIRLLNSGRYPAAATRDMLTYARSVSPVSYLSGVTAPVLLVQGQADSLFNLNEATATYRTLKAQGTTTKMIWQSWGHSGGSVPGELDLATGNLETSYVGQRILAWFDRYLRHDTSTATGPEFAYYRDWASGYGTAAAVPGTSRTMYLSGDGALVDSRAEVVRGSRTYTNWLLPSSHSESSLAGVIGLPDRAPYDIKGTYLDWTGAPLTAPLDVVGAPRATLKVVSPKARRAQGSGDAADRLVLFTKIYDVAPDGTQKLVNRLVAPVRVPDVTRPFTVDLPGIVHRYATGHRLRFVIAASDDAYFGNRGVKPVTVVSTPQDTGVLELPVVR, from the coding sequence GTGGAGGTCCATGTGTCGCGTGCCGTGTCCAGATTCCGCCGTCCGCTCACCTTGCTCGCCGGGGCGGCACTGCTCGCCCCCCTCGCCCTGACCGGTGCCCCCGGGGCGTCGGCGGCGGACCGGTACACCGTCACCCCACTGGAGTTCACCGTGCGCGCGGGCGACCGCACCTGCACCGTGGACGCCGACCTCTACCGGCCGGCCGGCGTCGACGCGCAGCACCCCGCCCCGGCCGTCCTCGCCACCAACGGATTCGGCGGCAGCAAGTCCGACGGCTCGACCGACACCATCGGCCGGGCGTTCGCCGAACGCGGCTACGTCGGCCTCGTCTACTCCGGCCTGGGCTTCGGCAGGTCGGGCTGCCTCATCACGCTGGACGACCCCGCGATCGACGGCAGGGCCGCCTCCGGCCTCGTCGACTTCCTCGCCGGCACCCGCGCGGCCGACGACGGGACGAAGGCCGACTACGTCACCACGGACGCGCCGGGCGACCCCGTGGTCGGCATGATCGGCGGCTCCTACGGAGGAGCGGTCCAGCTCGCCACCGCCTCCGCCGACGACCGCGTGGACGCGCTCGTCCCGCTGATCACCTGGAACGACCTGGCGTACTCGCTCGCACCCAACGCGGCCGGGGCGACCAGGGGCGTCTCCTCCGACACTCCCGGTGTCTTCAAGTGGCAGTGGACCAACGGCTTCTACCTGATGGGCGAGGGACAGCCCCTGCTGGTGCCCGGCCTCGACCCGTCCCGGTTCGGCAGCCCCGCCTGCCTGCACTTCGCCGCGCAGGCGTGCGAGACCATCCGCCTCCTGAACTCCGGCCGCTACCCGGCCGCCGCGACCCGCGACATGCTGACGTACGCGCGGAGCGTCTCCCCGGTCTCCTATCTGTCCGGCGTCACGGCGCCGGTCCTGCTCGTGCAGGGCCAGGCCGACAGCCTGTTCAACCTCAACGAGGCCACCGCCACCTACCGCACCCTGAAGGCCCAGGGCACCACGACGAAGATGATCTGGCAGTCCTGGGGCCACAGCGGCGGTTCGGTGCCCGGTGAACTCGACCTCGCCACCGGCAACCTGGAGACCAGCTACGTCGGACAGCGGATCCTCGCCTGGTTCGACCGCTACCTCCGGCACGACACGTCCACCGCCACCGGGCCCGAGTTCGCCTACTACCGTGACTGGGCCTCCGGTTACGGCACGGCGGCGGCCGTGCCCGGCACGTCCCGCACGATGTACCTCTCCGGCGACGGAGCCCTCGTGGACAGCCGCGCGGAGGTCGTCCGGGGGAGCCGCACGTACACCAACTGGCTCCTGCCGAGCAGCCACTCGGAGAGCTCCCTGGCCGGCGTCATCGGCCTGCCCGACCGGGCGCCGTACGACATCAAGGGCACCTACCTCGACTGGACGGGCGCGCCCCTGACGGCCCCGCTCGACGTGGTCGGCGCCCCGAGGGCCACGCTGAAGGTCGTGTCCCCGAAGGCACGGCGCGCCCAGGGCAGCGGCGACGCCGCCGACCGGCTGGTGCTGTTCACGAAGATCTACGACGTGGCACCGGACGGGACCCAGAAGCTCGTGAACCGCCTGGTCGCGCCCGTACGCGTCCCGGACGTCACCCGCCCCTTCACCGTGGACCTGCCCGGCATCGTGCACCGCTACGCGACCGGGCACCGGCTGCGGTTCGTGATCGCCGCGAGCGACGACGCCTACTTCGGCAACCGCGGCGTCAAGCCCGTCACCGTCGTCAGCACCCCCCAGGACACCGGGGTCCTGGAGCTCCCCGTCGTCCGCTGA
- a CDS encoding LapA family protein translates to MSPKDVSSGTGAFTPARIAVTLLAVLALVFICVNTDEVTIRVIIPEVTMPLWAALLGVFVAGLLCGAYFFRRRARR, encoded by the coding sequence ATGAGCCCCAAGGACGTATCCAGCGGCACCGGGGCCTTCACGCCCGCGCGCATCGCCGTCACCCTGCTCGCGGTGCTGGCCCTCGTCTTCATCTGCGTGAACACGGACGAGGTCACCATCCGTGTGATCATCCCCGAGGTCACCATGCCGCTCTGGGCGGCGCTGCTCGGCGTCTTCGTCGCCGGACTTCTCTGCGGGGCCTACTTCTTCCGCAGGAGGGCCCGCCGGTAG
- a CDS encoding glutamate--cysteine ligase 2, whose protein sequence is MRTVGVEEELLLVDAESGEPQALSTAVLALAERRAGGESAFESELHDQQLEFATRPCATMTDIADEIHRSRDEAARSAAHAGATVAALATSPLPVSPSIGEDERYRWLAERFGLTAQEQLTGGCHVHVSVDSDEEGVAVLDRMRAWLPVLLALSANSPFWQGQDTSYGSYRSRVWGRWPSAGPVEVFGSADAYHERVSALVGTGVLRDEGMIYFDARLSHRYPTVEIRVADVCLDSADTVLLATLARGLVETAARDWRSGKEPDPVAVSMLRMAAWQAGRSGMDGDLLDPRTMRPAPAADVARALLAHVSDALEASGDLGSAEKALRDVETRGTGARTQRDLLASSGSLRTAVTECAARTRG, encoded by the coding sequence GTGCGGACTGTCGGTGTCGAGGAAGAGCTGCTGCTCGTGGACGCGGAGAGCGGTGAGCCGCAGGCGCTGTCGACGGCGGTGCTGGCCCTGGCCGAACGGCGGGCCGGGGGCGAGTCCGCCTTCGAGTCGGAGCTCCACGATCAGCAGCTGGAGTTCGCCACCCGGCCGTGCGCCACGATGACGGACATCGCCGACGAGATACACCGCTCACGGGACGAGGCGGCGCGCAGCGCCGCGCACGCCGGAGCCACCGTGGCGGCCCTGGCCACCTCCCCGCTCCCGGTGAGCCCCTCGATCGGGGAGGACGAGCGCTACCGCTGGCTGGCGGAGCGGTTCGGCCTGACCGCGCAGGAGCAGCTGACGGGCGGCTGCCACGTGCACGTGTCGGTGGACTCCGACGAGGAGGGCGTCGCCGTGCTCGACCGGATGCGCGCCTGGCTCCCGGTCCTGCTGGCCCTGAGCGCGAACTCCCCCTTCTGGCAGGGCCAGGACACGTCCTACGGCAGCTACCGGAGCAGGGTCTGGGGGCGCTGGCCGTCCGCGGGACCGGTGGAGGTGTTCGGTTCCGCCGACGCCTATCACGAGAGGGTGAGCGCCCTGGTCGGCACCGGAGTGCTGCGCGACGAGGGGATGATCTACTTCGACGCCCGGCTCTCGCACCGCTACCCCACCGTGGAGATCCGCGTCGCCGACGTGTGCCTGGACTCCGCCGACACCGTGCTGCTGGCCACGCTCGCGCGGGGTCTCGTCGAGACGGCCGCACGCGACTGGCGCAGCGGGAAGGAGCCGGACCCGGTGGCCGTGAGCATGCTGCGCATGGCTGCCTGGCAGGCCGGCCGCTCCGGCATGGACGGAGACCTGCTCGACCCCCGCACCATGCGCCCCGCGCCCGCGGCCGACGTGGCGCGCGCCCTGCTCGCCCACGTCAGCGACGCCCTGGAGGCGAGCGGCGACCTCGGATCGGCGGAGAAGGCGCTGCGGGACGTGGAGACCAGGGGCACCGGGGCGCGGACCCAGCGTGACCTGCTGGCGAGCTCGGGCAGCCTGCGCACCGCTGTGACGGAGTGCGCGGCCAGGACGCGGGGCTGA
- a CDS encoding SRPBCC family protein, whose protein sequence is MAMRHHVIHHPPSALWAVLEQPGLYGRWVVGTQDSRPLEGQWPQVGSSIEYTLRLGPKDFRGRTTVRRLERPGALELEAHSGPLGTARIAFDIRPWGDETLVILNEHPLQGLGGILHNVVVDAALQLRHRAMLARLGDVVDAQAKGLDGPR, encoded by the coding sequence ATGGCCATGCGTCACCATGTGATCCACCACCCGCCCTCGGCCCTGTGGGCGGTCCTCGAGCAACCCGGGCTGTACGGCAGGTGGGTGGTCGGCACGCAGGATTCCCGTCCGCTGGAAGGGCAGTGGCCACAGGTCGGCTCGTCCATCGAGTACACCCTGCGACTCGGCCCGAAGGACTTCCGGGGACGGACGACCGTGCGCCGACTGGAGCGTCCGGGAGCACTCGAACTGGAGGCGCACAGCGGCCCGCTGGGCACGGCGCGGATCGCCTTCGACATCCGCCCCTGGGGCGACGAGACGCTCGTGATCCTGAACGAGCACCCGCTGCAGGGTCTCGGCGGCATCCTGCACAACGTGGTCGTCGACGCCGCGCTCCAGCTCCGGCACCGGGCGATGCTGGCCCGGCTGGGTGACGTGGTCGACGCACAGGCGAAGGGCCTCGACGGGCCCCGGTGA
- a CDS encoding arginase family protein yields MRPLVVLDAPSNLGLRPPAPGTVPGCYKLAGALREQHIVRRLGASEGGVVVPPRYDRGDWREGDGVFNAAALAGYTRTLADRIERHVRAGEFPVVLGGDCSIQLGATLALRRIGRYGLAAVDGSADFRHTGNSTAIGAAGGEELALSTGRGQADLTDLEGLGPYLRDEDVRLFGMREYDEDRAELAALGISNATVGEIRERGPARVAAEAVRSLEIPALDGFWVHLDADVLDPSVMPAVDSPDDGGLFPGELAPLLRTLVGSPRCVGLNVTIYDPDLDPDGTAGALLTDLVVGAFAEADPDGRERPAGG; encoded by the coding sequence ATGCGCCCACTCGTCGTCCTCGACGCCCCGTCGAACCTGGGACTCCGTCCTCCCGCCCCCGGCACGGTGCCCGGCTGCTACAAGCTGGCCGGGGCGCTCCGCGAACAGCACATCGTGCGGCGGCTCGGGGCGTCGGAGGGCGGGGTCGTCGTACCGCCGCGCTACGACCGGGGTGACTGGCGGGAGGGCGACGGGGTCTTCAACGCCGCGGCCCTCGCCGGCTACACCCGCACGCTGGCCGACCGCATCGAGCGCCACGTCAGGGCGGGTGAATTCCCGGTGGTCCTCGGTGGGGACTGCTCCATCCAGCTCGGCGCCACCCTCGCGCTGCGGCGTATCGGCCGGTACGGGCTCGCCGCCGTCGACGGCTCCGCCGACTTCCGGCACACCGGCAACAGCACCGCGATCGGAGCGGCGGGCGGAGAGGAACTGGCCCTCTCCACCGGCCGGGGGCAGGCCGACCTCACCGACCTGGAAGGGCTGGGGCCCTACCTGCGGGACGAGGACGTCAGGCTCTTCGGGATGAGGGAGTACGACGAGGACCGTGCGGAGCTGGCCGCGCTGGGGATCAGCAACGCGACGGTCGGTGAGATCAGGGAACGCGGCCCCGCACGCGTCGCCGCGGAGGCGGTACGGAGCCTGGAGATCCCCGCCCTCGACGGCTTCTGGGTCCACCTCGACGCCGACGTCCTCGACCCGTCCGTCATGCCGGCCGTCGACAGCCCCGACGACGGAGGGCTGTTCCCCGGCGAACTCGCCCCGCTCCTGCGCACGCTCGTCGGCTCGCCGCGCTGCGTCGGGCTGAACGTCACGATCTACGACCCCGACCTGGACCCCGACGGCACGGCGGGCGCCCTGCTCACCGACCTGGTCGTCGGCGCCTTCGCCGAGGCTGACCCGGACGGGCGGGAACGCCCCGCCGGCGGATGA